One window of the Periophthalmus magnuspinnatus isolate fPerMag1 chromosome 17, fPerMag1.2.pri, whole genome shotgun sequence genome contains the following:
- the LOC117385419 gene encoding neurogenic differentiation factor 6-B, protein MLTLPFEEAHMMCEPRFGANFPREDPGDRDRDKVDMRDMRDMRDVDCDVSSDRDEDEREFDQDEDGLPKKRGPRKKKGKEQMDRAKMRRQEANARERSRMHGLNAALESLRKVVPCYSKTQKLSKIETLRLAKNYIWALSETLSAGKRPDLLAFVQTLCKGLSQPTTNLVAGCLQLNARNFLTDHNGEVMFSGRSPYDTMYSYPSTDTPSGSGVDSGKAFRHYGYSSTYEPYYDNASSESGGSPHFDPQLSPPLNFNGIFSLKHDEPPDYGKSHASAASHYGAMRYCGAPGRTTLTHNSMYRVSPEARFPYDLHMRSQSFQSQGEVNGSYHN, encoded by the coding sequence ATGTTGACACTGCCATTCGAGGAAGCGCATATGATGTGTGAACCCCGCTTCGGCGCGAACTTCCCGCGTGAGGACCCCGGTGACCGGGACCGGGACAAGGTGGACATGAGGGACATGAGGGACATGAGGGACGTAGACTGTGACGTGTCTTCAGACCGCGATGAGGACGAGCGCGAGTTCGATCAAGACGAGGACGGTCTGCCCAAAAAGAGGGGTCCACGGAAGAAAAAGGGGAAGGAGCAGATGGACCGGGCCAAGATGCGGAGACAAGAAGCCAACGCCCGGGAGCGCTCCCGGATGCATGGCCTCAATGCTGCGCTTGAGAGCCTCCGTAAAGTAGTGCCATGCTACTCCAAAACTCAGAAACTGTCCAAGATTGAGACTCTGAGACTGGCCAAGAACTACATCTGGGCCCTGTCCGAAACGCTGAGCGCGGGGAAGAGGCCGGACCTGCTCGCCTTCGTTCAGACTCTGTGTAAAGGACTGTCCCAGCCCACCACCAACCTCGTGGCTGGCTGTTTGCAGCTGAACGCCCGGAACTTCCTCACTGACCACAACGGCGAGGTGATGTTCAGCGGGCGGTCTCCTTATGATACCATGTACTCGTATCCCAGCACGGACACCCCCAGCGGAAGTGGTGTGGACAGCGGCAAAGCATTCCGTCACTATGGCTACAGCAGCACGTACGAGCCCTACTACGACAACGCGTCCTCGGAGAGCGGTGGCAGCCCTCACTTTGACCCGCAGCTCAGTCCTCCCTTAAACTTCAACGGGATTTTCTCTCTCAAACACGACGAACCGCCGGATTACGGCAAGAGCCACGCTTCTGCCGCTTCTCACTATGGGGCTATGCGCTACTGCGGTGCGCCAGGACGCACGACTTTGACGCACAACTCCATGTACAGAGTCTCCCCGGAGGCGCGCTTTCCCTACGACCTCCACATGCGCAGCCAGTCTTTCCAGTCGCAGGGGGAGGTCAACGGGTCATATCACAATTAA